The sequence atctAGTCAAAATTTGGGTAGCTATTCTATTATTCGTGTACTGTAGCATGTGTTGCTGTAGCACCGTGCCTACTTGCCTTCTAATCAGTTACATGAAAAATTAGATAGcatttagagataagattaaattaaatttgttagaagtaatttaaaaaataaaattagatgTGTTATTAATTAGAGATAGAATCGGTTAGGAGTCGTATTTAATTTTAAGATAGAGTTAGCTACGAGTTAGGGTTGAACTCAGTCTGAAACTTCCTATTGAGAGTCCTattcataaaaatcatataatcAGATCAACTAACCATAGAATTATCAATCTACTCTAATCTCTTAGCTCTCTTCTCTCGGTTCTCTCCTCTCCCTAACGCCAGCCTTCTAAGATACCGTCTTACTATCTTTTGACTGTGTCTACCCTAATATATATTCACTTATGCTCAAAGACTTATTAATTAAACCCGGTCCCAAGCAATTATTTCTTTCTAAAGCTAGTACTCTACTTGCCATCATTAAATGGTAGGACTACGGACGTACGGTGGGTACTCTACGCGAAGGGTgatcacgatttttttttcaccttttaACATGTGTAGATGCATGTCTCAAGGGCTAGTTTGTGGTTGCTACATTGTGTCGTTATGCGTATTATATAAGTTGTGGAAAAAACAGTTGTGAAAAGCCTTGCACATACTGTTTGGCATATCAAATTGTAATATAGAAAACTATCATTTAATAACTTAATTATTCTTCTTTAACATGAATATTGTCTATAATAACTGCCCCGGTATCTCCAGTTATTTGAAAACCaataaaatattctttttttacttCTAGATGTAtagataagtggtaagtattttagtgattaatgataattatATCATCGTGactaacaaatttattttgaagaTCAATTAAAAGATTAGTTCATAATATTGTTAGGTGATTTTGGTTCTAGAATTGAATGATCAAAGGATATGAACGTtaagattaaatattttttagttcTAAGTATTACAAGAacatgaaggacacttagagtagcatagactcttttttattctttgtcCGTATTATAAAGAGACACTAAGAGTGGTAGTTTGATATAGTTGAGTCTAGAATTGTTTGGATGCACACTtataaaattctagcactatgTAGTTTAGAGAAGCCTATTGATGTGTTGAAGTGAAGATATAACTTaaaaaagtttgaattggataagttctGAAAAAACTCTACACACCGAATAGTTCGGTACTGAGACATTTATAAATGTCAAAGCTTTTATCTCGACACTTTTGTGAACGATAGATGATCCGACACAATGAGTTGGCTATGCCGGAGTATTTTTTAGAAGATGGACTTTAagtttgtacacgccagatgattCGGTGTATACACCGGATGCTTCGTCAGAGTATAGTCCAGAAGGGTTTATGTTGAATGAAAAAATGACTTatcacactggatggtccgatgcatATATGGGAGGCGTCGCCGAAGTAAAATCTAGAGGAATTTCTTTCGGTTCAATGAAAGTTGGACTcatatacgccggatggtccggcatatGTATCGGAGGATTCACCAAAAGATTTAGTGCCGGATCATTCGGTATTTACGAAAAATATGGGAGGTTGGGCAATGACTATTTTTGGACCTCTAGcttatatataccccctcatttCATTTCCTTAGGTAACCTTGTGATTCATATGAGCTAAAACACTTAATGTGTGATCAAGAGTCAAGGGAGTGCACTGAAGTGATTTGTAAAGttcttaattaaagattaagagCATCATTAGTGCAAGGAGAGTAGTAAGGGTGCATTGAGCTATAGTCTAGGTTTGATTTGGGTCAAGTAAAGTTATTTGcgtgttactcttggtggttggtaacatCTAGCCGATTTTATTAggctcttggagttcttataGGAGTCCCAAGAGGAATATTTATGCTTGGTTTGAAGCTCATTAATCCGGGGATAGAGAAGTGACTATTATTAGAGGCACTTGAGTGTTGGTGACTTAATGAGGAGCAATATtcttagtggatgctccaacgatgATTATAGGAAgtgtcaactcctcgatacTTTAGGGGAAAATTCGGTGTCTTCTTACCCATCTCTTTACTTCTACGCATTACTTTATTACAAGATAATATTCCATAAATATCTTCTTATTGTAGCTTGAATGTTTTCTTGCTTGGTATTATATTAAATTTGGTCGTTGTAGTTGATTTATTATTCGTTTAGGTGATGGTGTTTACTTGTTTTAAAGTTTGgttaaattagttttaattaaGGTCTAATTCATCTCTTCTTAGATCGTTGGATTCTTTCATTTTACAACATAGTTATAAAAACaatataaaaattcaaaatatctagagtGTGTCCACCAAGATTATCGTAGTACAGCACGATGACAAGCGAAACCTAGAAGGACCGTAGAAGCGTCTTGGCCCGTAGCTACACTGCTATCGGTGTACAACTTCAGGAAGGAACTGAGGCAGAACTAGGCCATGGCAGTCTAGGCTTAGATctaaatttttatttgattttaatagattttttaatccaatttaaatttgaatgaGTCCATCCAAGGATTGGCCTAGGTCTGGTTTCGTCCCAGGAAGGAAGGTATGCGGTCAGGCTAGTGGAGCTATATAAATTTCCATGTTTACTCCATTCCAGTCGATTGAAATGGAGCTTTGGCTTCAGTCGACGGCGGAGCAAATTAGGGTTTCAGGATTTCAGGCACTTCCATGGCTACCGGGCTTAGAAGAGCTCCGCGGGGATGCAGGCAAGCTAGACAGAGAAGGAGGGCGCAGGGATGGCGCGGTGAGGTGACAGGGACGCCGCCGATCGTGGGCTGTGGAAGACGGCCAGTGGGCCAAAGCCGGGGCAGGGGCGTCACACATTCGCCTCGGTTAGAGCAGCGGGGTGACGAAGGCGAACCCGGCGGGCGGGGAGGCCGCTGGGGACAGGATGAGGAGGGCGGTCGACGAGGGAGTCATGGCTGAGCTCGTGTCCGGGAGAGAAGCTCGTGTCGTAGAGAATCTCATGTTGCATCGTGACAGGAGGTTGAGATGACTTCTGAGCCACCCGATCTAGATCTAACGACTGATTTCATCGACTGAAGCAAAACGTTTTTTTTCAGTCGATTGAATTTTAGCAGTAATATAGAAATTTCACAACGATGTGACTTTCGATTAATGAAGTCACCCTCAATGTACACATGTTTATCCTTTTTACCAACGTGCAGTTAAACGAGAATTCGGACAACCCGTCCTGGAAAGCAATAGGATACAGCGTGCCAGACGTCGCGGGGCCACCGGAATACGGAACAGAAGCAgcaccgtcgccgtcgccgcggccTCTGGACAATGGCGTCGTGGAGACCAGGGAGCTCAACGACACCGCCCTGCTCAGATCGCTCGCGGACAAAGGACTCGCGGTGAAACCGGCGGGCGCGTCGAGCGCGCACCACACGGTTCAATGTGACGCCGTAATCGTCGGCtcgggctgcggcggcggggtgGCCGCCGCGGTGCTCGCGTCCGCGGGGCACAAGGTCGTCGTAGTTGAGAAGGGAGACTACTTCGCCTTCGAGGATTATAGCGCTATCGAGGGCCCATCCATGGAGCGTCTCTACGAGAAGGGAGGCATCTTTTGCACATCCAACGTGACGACCGTCTTATTCACGGGTAGGACGGTCGGCGGCGGCTCGGCGGTGAACTGGTCCGCCAGCATCCGCACTCCAGAGGACGTCActcgggagtgggcgctcgagCACGGGCTCCCCGTGTTCGCGAGCCCGGGGTACGTGCAGGCCATGGACGCGGTTTGCGCCCGGCTCGCGGTGACCGACGGGTGCCGGGAGGAGGGGTTCCAGAACAAGGTGGTGCGCCGCGGCTGCAAGGCGCTCGGGCTACATGCGGATGCCGTGCCGCGCAACTCGTCGGAGGGCCATTTCTGTGGGAGCTGCTACCTCGGCTGCCCCACCGGCGACAAGCGCGGTACCGACACGACGTGGCTCGTGGACGCCGTCGCGCGCGGCGCGGTCATCCTGACTGGCTGTAAGGCCGAGCATTTCGTGTTCGAGAACAGcaccggcggccgcggccggagCAAGAAGTGCGTGGGCCTGGTGGCGACGTGCATGAGCAATGGCATAACCAAGAAGCTGCGCATCGAGGCTAAGGTCTCGATCGCGGCGTGCGGGGCGCTCATGACGCCACCGCTGCTGCGCAACAGTGGGCTCCAGAACTGGCACATCGGCAGGAACCTTCACCTCCACCCGGTGTCCATGGCGTGGGGGTACTTCCCGGAGAACAAGCAGGAGCCGCAGCTCACCGGCAAGTGCTACGAGGGTGGCATCATCACCAGCATGCACCGAGTCACAGCCCGCACCATCATCGAGACCCCGGCGCTGGGGCCAGGTTGCTTCGCTTCGCTGGTCCCCTGGGAGTCGGGCCGCGACATGAAGGACCGCATGCGCCGGTACGCGCGCACCGCGCACGTCTTCGCGCTGGTTCGCGACCGCGGCGCCGGGCACGTGGACGGCGAGGGCCGCGTGCTCTACACCCCAAGCCGGGACGACGTCGACGAGCTCCGCAACGGCCTGCGCCGTGCGCTTCGCATCTTGGTGGCCGCCGGCGCAGCCGAGGTCGGCACCCACCGCAGCGACGGGCTCCGGCTGCGGTGCGATGGCGTACAGGATGACGACCTGGAGGCATTCCTGGACGAGGTGACCGTCGAGAAAGGCCCCTTGTACCTGGGGCCGGACAAATGGGCGCTCCACTGCTCGGCGCACCAGATGGGCAGCTGCCGAATGGGTGCAAGCCCCAAGAACAGCGCCGTGGACGGCAGCGGCGAGAGCTGGGAGGCCGAGGGGCTGTACGTGTGCGATGGCAGCCTGCTTCCCACGGCCGTGGGCGTGAACCCCATGATCACCATTCAGTCCATCGCCTACTGCCTCTCCAAGGGCGTCGCCGAGACCCTGGCGCAGAGCAAGAAACAGTAGCCTATATTCGAAACTATCAGCTGCTTGATAACCGAACCATGATTCGTCACTGTACTTCATCTTTGGAAATAAGTTTGGATCTGGTCCATTTTTTAATTCTGAACTTGGATTCAAAAGGATTTTACATGCATGGACAGTCAGCTAGCTGCTATCTGTTTCAGTTAACCAAACGTGCTGATCTCTTACATGGATCATGGAGTTTTCTTGGTAGGCGTATGAATGATGATGACACATGGAACTTCAGCATACACTCTACGTGTGAACGACGTTTAcggtgtgatgaactcaagaacatcagGGGTTATCCAGATTCAGCCTCCCGAATGATAACAGTTTTACGTcatgtatattttgttatgaATGTTTGTAACTGGTTACATATGAGATCCTCTCTTCAAACTTAAACTTGTTCTCATCTTTATGTACAAGAGAAATAGATCTTGCAAGTGGACCCCTTTTCGTAGACCCATACTTAGCTACATATTCTTTTCTCAAACCATCACCACGCAGAGCGCGCGCTATACCTTGTGCCAGTGGTACTGTGGGGCCCATCCCATCCCCATGGATGCTTTCACTTTTTATTTTACCTTGGTAGTCTTGTCTGTCCCCTCACTGTGAGCCATAAGCTTATATGTCAAGCCGTTTCGTCCCAATCTTCTATGAGCCCATCTACAAATTTGTCCACTTGTCTAGTCATTCTAAGTTATtcaaagtttatagtaaatatgaaacaaattacGTCGCGGTTCACCTGCAACGGCCTCCACTAGCACCTACAataagtaagaagacgacaacttaagaaaaaatatttggtgaaagttcttcatcaagaagttcataTTCTTCATCACGATCATCTAAGAGCGCCGAAATTTCAATATCCAAAgaggagctaactaccttcatcaaTAAAGACATTGTCAGTCATGAATAAGAAAACTTCAGCATACTGTAATGGTGGCAtaagcacaagacgaattatccagtgctttcattGTTAGCACAAAATTTGTTAACGGTTCtcgtatctacagtttcttctaaGATTGTCTTCAGTCTTCaagataatcgaagagagaaaaACAAGTTTTtcaagtgagatggtggaaATGCTCATCATAGTAAAAGACTAGGAGCAAACTGAAACATGAATACAACATACTGGagagaacactgagcttgaagttTCATTagaaaatttgtatctagatgttgattaGAACGTGTAATATTCAATTTTCTAAGcttggttgtactcttttttttttgctagaaaggtttttaatgagacaacctatcaataaaactaatttttaaattaattatatgtccatattatttcttttttattttttataatatttttttaaaaaacgatCGGGACCCACCACCCATCtctcaatctctcatcttgGCACCCATCtctcaatctctcatcttgGCCTATTTCACGAGCCACACAGGAAGCCACCATCCCAAACTCCCTGCCAGTGAACATCAAAACCAATTGTTAGTCAAAGCCATTTGTCCACTTCAATAAAATAATTCCATATTTCTATTCATTGATCAGGACACCGAGAAGTATGATCATAGGTGTGGCACATTTTGGAAtggtctttagagaaattaacaggggacatgtaagatttgctaagtgtaatatatgcaatCATGAATTAGGTACTAAGTCTACAAATGGAACGAGATATTTGAGGAAGCATGATAAATATTGGAAGCAAAATTCTAGAGTTTCTAAAGAAAACATGTAATTTTTGgaacaaagattgtactcttttttccttttagtAGAAAGTTCTTTAATGAGGCAACTAATCAATAAACctcatttttatttattttcttttttgatttttggaaattttagctatttttttatttttttctattttcggagTGCTGTCAGGCTGATTGTGCCTCCATCGTGCCCAGCGGGCCCGACGTGCTGCCAAATCATAACCGTGTTGTGCCGTGGGCTGAGGACGCAACATACGGGCCATCACGACATGACCTGTTTAACTAAGCAGGTCTGTCGAACCTTACCTAGCTGGACCCGTATCGGACTAGTCCGACAAGCCCTATTGGACAGGTTTGATTTTCTCAGGAAAATCTAACCCGTGTAAGAATTGAGAAACCCCACATGTTTCAAATATGGTTTGGAATTCGAGTCATTGAGCGGTCAAGTCTCTTTAGCCTCTCATATCATTTCATGTTGACTCTTGGTGCCATCGTGCTGGTTGCTTTAGCCTCGTCAACTTGCTTGCTCACCGCGCTAACGGAATCATGAGTTCATGACTCCACCTATGGCAGCTCTTGCCTCTCATTGCTCCCCCCAGTCTCCCACATTGCAGTTGCCACCATCACTCTCTGACTCTACGGTGGGAGATTTGGCATTCCGAAACACAAACTCCATCGATTCTTGCCCGCAGTTGCTGGTAGGGCAACACAAATATGGCTGATCAAAATTTTGGTACTCATAAGAGCACCACAGTGTGGGGCTGAATCGATGCCTGAAATCCATTTCCAACTTTTGGCATGGTTATTGGCCACTGTGACATGTGATGCCTGTATTCCTAACATCGATGCAAGTCAAACCTTCGGTGCGACAAAAATGAGTTGTGGGCTTACAAGTAACAAGTAAGTGTAATAAGAGCGAAGTAAGTTTTATAGAATCATGTTTAGAAAGACTCTCGTGAGATTTTATCCATATCATCTATTGCGTGATCTAATAGTTAGGTTAAAAATGAGAGAGTGAACACGTGTCATCATAAGAAAAATAGTCTTACATAAAACTAAgttcttataaaatttatttccttAATAAAATAGGGGAGAGAACATGATGTGAGATAAAAAAGATGATATTCAATTCAATTGTAGACCTGATTAAGAAAGCAAGAGTAATGTTAAACACTGcagatgaaaaagaaaatctagCACCAATGTGATGTGATAGTGACATGAATTTTCAAGCTTCATGCTGGCCTAAAACGGGGAAGCGGACGGAATATTTGGCTCTGTTTTAGCAATTATAAAAAAAAGCCTGCTCcataaagagaaaaagaaaagcactCCGCCGTAGACAGTCGATCCAACGGCCGGCACATCTTCAATAAACCCTCTTGCCCCACAACTAGGTCTCCGGCGGAGTCTCCCGCCACACCGCGCTCCGCATCTCGCCGCGGCGAGCCCAAAGCCCTCACAAAATCCTCTTGATGCGGGGTCCAACCAGCGCCGCCTCCGTGTAGCCAGTCGGATCGAAGCGGCCGCGTTGGCTTCGGATCGGCGCGCGGCTTCTCTCTCCCACATGGCGGCGCGGCGAGGGGCCCGATCTggggctgcggcggcggtgctggtCTCGGTTCTGCTCGTGGGAGGCCTCGCCGCGGGCAGCGCGGGGGCCGAGATCCGCCGGCAGAAGAACGTGCAGGTGTCGCTCCGGGCCAAGTGGGCCGGCACGCCGCTGCTGCTCGAAGCCAGGTTGGTTTGCTTTTGGCTTGGTTCGCTGGACGCTGGTGGTTTTGGCGGCTCTGTTTGATCGGGGTATGACAATTTGACTTCGGTTTAGTGGGATTTAGTGGATTTTTTCACTGGGGTTTAGCATTGAGAACCTGGCGATTCAGGAAACTGGGAGTGAGCTATTCTGTTGATGCCAAGTTAAATAGTATGTTTTAAAATTGGTTTTTGGAAACTTGAGCTGAGTAGTTGATTTCAGTGGAATTCACACTGGGTTAGACTCCTTGTTTTCATTGTTAGCAACTGATTGGTGCAGTAGTATTACTGTGGTATGGAAAACCCCTGTACTATGTGGCACTCGATTGTGGGTTGTGATAGACCACAAACTAGCACAGCATGGTTTAGTAGAAAACCTTCCCTAGGGTCAGCCTCGGTTATTTTTCCAGAACTGAATCATACTAAATTACAACATTATTTTGGAGCAATGGGTGGTTTGTGGCATTTTTTTGTGTGTCTTTACCGTGTTTTGAAGCCACTAAATCCTACAGACCAATAGACATACCATGCCCACTGCGACAATGTTATTATTTCTGCCGCTGTCTGACATACTATTAGATTCGATTTTTTAAAGCTTCATCTCATGTATGGCAGTTTTTTTGGTGCTGTCTGACAATGGTATTATTTGTACTATTTCACTACTCCATACATGTGCATCTTAAGCATAATAGTAAGTGCAATAACCATCCAATCATTTCATATAGGTTAGTGATCTATCCGTTTGTTAACTGGGTATATTCAGATGCTTTCTTTAAAACTAGGAGGCTGATTTACATCTGGAAGAAATTAAGATTATTTAGCATGAACTTTTGGTAGCCATTGCTCATCTGTCCTAATCAGTACCTGTTGTCAAATTATGCCTTTCGGCTTCACCACCTATCTAAAATTGAGTTGAGACACTCTGTTAGATGCAAAATGTCAGACTAACACCAGGCTAGCCCATTTGCACTGAAGACAGTAATATGCATTTTTGCAATTCTCACGTGAACTCAAGTTATATTTTGTGTTGCCTAATACTGATCTATGCAACTGATTCTAATTTATTCTTTGGAGAAGCATCAGTGGATTGGTCCAAAAATCTACAAAATTTCCATATTTATAATGTCGATCTAACTAATGACTTAATGagtaaatatttatatttattatgaCAGTTGAGAAGCCAAGTAAGTAAGGCGATGCACATAGCATGATAATAGTGTCAGAAAGTGCACTTAGGTCTTTTCTTTGTGTGAAATAAGCAGTTAGACTAATCTAGCATATACTCTTCTATTATATGTTTCTGTGTTTTCATCTGCGGGCCTGAGGAAACATACAATAATGTAGTACTTGTCAATTAACATTTGCAGCATTGGTGTTGGCCAATTAATTTTACTTGTTATATTCCAAACAACACTTAATAATTCTAATGTTTACTATATTTGTTAGTGAATTGCTTTCAAAAGAATGGAAGGATCTATTTTGGAATTTTATTGACCACTGGAAGGAACTGGACAAAGGCTCTGAATGTTTAACGGCAAAATGTTGTGTCCAGAAGATTGTTGAGGATGCCCGCGCACTTCTCAATGAGCCACTCTCTTCAATTTTTGAGTTTTCTCTTACCCTTCGATCGGCATCGCCAAGATTAGTGCTTTACAGGCAGCTTGCAGAGGAGTCATTATCTTCAGTTCCTGTTAATGATTCACTGGAGCAAATTTCTGGTCATGGTACTGTAGAAAATTTCCATGAGGCTGCAAGTCCTAGTTCTTCTGGAGGAATTTGCTGCTGGGTAGACACAGGGAATGCTCTATTGTTCAACTCAGCTGATCTACATCAATGGCTTGAGGGCTTGGGTAAACTGTAagtatcttctttttttcctttgttcaGGCTGTAAGATGGGTAACTCAGAATATTTATTGAACAGAATTACGGACTCCACTGAACAGCCTGAACTCTTTGACTTTGACCATGTATATTCTCGTGCAAATTTTACTGCTCCAGTTGCTATATTTTATGGGGCTGTTGGGACGACATGCTTCAAAGAGCTGCATGCTCATCTGGCAGAAGCATCAAAGCAGGTAAGATACACATGCCTGTTTTGTGGTATACTTCGGGGAATATGAGGCCCTGAGAAAATAATTACCTCTAGAAAATAGAGACATTAGGTGTTGTACAAGGTCATTGTTTGTTAGATATCCTTCCATATGTATGGTTCTAGATCTATTTCTAGGATCTCATCAACACATAATCACTGATAGCCtattcttcttttgatttcacATTCCACACATGGCAAGAGAACTTAATGAATTCGTCATATTAACAGTAATTATGTGAATACTTTATTGTTTTATTAATCATGCCAAACCTCCATGACAATGTACtttgttatagttttttttatcctttCTGTTTCTATATGTATTGACCTTTTCATGAACAAGAAACACACGCATAGGGGTTTGTGAACAATCTTGATGCAATTAGTGGATTGCCCAATGTGTTTTTTTCAGCTTACATGATACATCCTTTAATCATTTCTAATGGTGGTACTGTTTGATCTCCATAATCAACTATGAATATCTCTTCTAAATTTCATGTGCAAACGATATATGCTATCAATATCTTTTTTGGCAGCCTCTTCTTGCTTCAGTTGTCTAATATTGTTGTATATGCTGTTCATAGGGAAAAATCAGTTATGCTCTGCGCCCTGTCCTATCATCTGGATGTCAAGCTACATCTAGCTTTTGTGGTTCTATTGGTGCTGTAGATGCAGTCACCTTGAGTGGTTACGGGGTGGAGCTTGCTCTCAAAAACATGGAATACAAAGCCATGGATGACACTGCTATAAAGAAGGGTAACTCGGCTAGATGCTTCATTTGTACCAGAGCATGCACCCATTGCTGCTTAATTCTTTCTAGAAAGGGAAATTCATTATGGAATTATCAAGTAAATTTGTGTCTCACGGGAAAGTAGCATACATCATGAGGAAAGAAAACCCCCTGCATCCCACCCCTTACTCTGAAATAAAACAGGAGATTCGATAAAACAGTTAAGAAGAGAGGATTGTTTCTTTGGTTGGTGGGGTTGGGTGGGGTCATGGGGTGGGCCCGTGGGGGATTGTTTCTCTGAAATAAATCAGTATGAACTATGAAGACAAGCACTGCAATGCAATTTCCTTTTCTTAATTTCGTGCTGATTGAGCCCTGTTATGTCTTTCCTTTCAGGAGTTCCTCTGGAAGATTCTAAGACTGAAGACCTCAGTCAAGAAGTCAGAGGGTTTATATTTTCCAAGATTCTGGTTCGTTCTATTCAGTGAACAGCTTAACTATGGGAACTTCAATGTGATGCATAAATATAGTAGGGTTTATATTATATCTATCTTGATTTTCTATTGATCTGTAGGAACGCAAGCCAGAGCTAAATGCCGAGATTATGGCCTTTAGAGATTATCTGTTGTCATCAACAGTATCTGACACACTTGAAGTCTGGGAACTCAAAGGTATTGTTGCCTACTTGGCATGAACTGATACATGGTGCTCATATTGTTCTGTTATTTTGTTTGTCCAAAAGCAGTGCATCATTTCATACAAAAGAAGCACCTTTTATTTCTGGTTTGCTCCACACCGCAGATCTGGGTCATCAGACAGCACAGAGGATCCTTCAAGCATCAGATCCTTTACAGTCAATGCAGGAAATCAATCAAAATTTCCCCAGTATAGTTTCCTCACTATCACGGATGAAGGTGCTCATACATCTAAAGCTTGCTTTAAACATCTCAATGTGCACatatttaattataataattaATATGTTTTTTCACTACTCTATTTCGAATTCATTCATACGTATTATGAAATGACTTCAGTAATTACTGACAACAATCTCATGTTTGTACAGCTTGACAATTCGATCAAAGATGAAATTATTGCAAATCAACGAATGGTTCCACCTGGCAAGTCATTGATGGCTTTGAATGGTGCTTTGATTAATATTGAGGATCTTGATCTTTACCTGTATGTCCTACAGTTCTTTCTGGAGTGGTTATTTACTCTCTGTTTTTTACCTTGCTTAGCTATGATTAGCTATTTGCTTCTTGTCTTTGGCATATCAAAATGGACTCTAATCAGTGTACCCTGTAACACCTGGCAAGTGACTCCTCTATGCCACTTTTCGTCAGAAACTATGCAATGGCTAATGCGTGATCAGTGATCACATGTCTGACGGTTCCAAACTTATAATGAAAGAAG is a genomic window of Phragmites australis chromosome 24, lpPhrAust1.1, whole genome shotgun sequence containing:
- the LOC133907724 gene encoding long-chain-alcohol oxidase FAO1-like; this encodes MHALPHSSQITIHDHTVTQSQELRRCKHPRASVMAGEEAKKATGRRVHGGHPLLRGCEREKYTHGLHPAQMEALRAICGALIPSLPAEGLHAGGGKDLERFYLASAADGTIPDEVAELVTRCVWEALVLVRIVLWILSTKVGTVALCGGLCISGKFPHVCKFADMPVERREQALRRWNMARWLFPLKITFVIIKILCHYAFYTTLNENSDNPSWKAIGYSVPDVAGPPEYGTEAAPSPSPRPLDNGVVETRELNDTALLRSLADKGLAVKPAGASSAHHTVQCDAVIVGSGCGGGVAAAVLASAGHKVVVVEKGDYFAFEDYSAIEGPSMERLYEKGGIFCTSNVTTVLFTGRTVGGGSAVNWSASIRTPEDVTREWALEHGLPVFASPGYVQAMDAVCARLAVTDGCREEGFQNKVVRRGCKALGLHADAVPRNSSEGHFCGSCYLGCPTGDKRGTDTTWLVDAVARGAVILTGCKAEHFVFENSTGGRGRSKKCVGLVATCMSNGITKKLRIEAKVSIAACGALMTPPLLRNSGLQNWHIGRNLHLHPVSMAWGYFPENKQEPQLTGKCYEGGIITSMHRVTARTIIETPALGPGCFASLVPWESGRDMKDRMRRYARTAHVFALVRDRGAGHVDGEGRVLYTPSRDDVDELRNGLRRALRILVAAGAAEVGTHRSDGLRLRCDGVQDDDLEAFLDEVTVEKGPLYLGPDKWALHCSAHQMGSCRMGASPKNSAVDGSGESWEAEGLYVCDGSLLPTAVGVNPMITIQSIAYCLSKGVAETLAQSKKQ